GACTCGGACCCGCCTTTTGGCGTGCAATGAGATATGGCTTTGATGCTGTTCCCGATCCGCGTGTCACCCATCCTGATGTCAGGGTGGGCAGGGTGTCAGGGGCGGACAACGCCGATTCCGCACAACTGACGTCATGCCCCCGGTCGGTCATAGACACGGGTGACATACGCGCTGCGGACAAAACAGAAGGAGCGAGAATGCAGTATCAAATCAGTGGCAAACAGATCGATATCGGCGAGGCCCTGCAAACCCATGTGCGGGATGATTTGGGAGCGGTTGTGCAGAAATATGCCGAACGCCCGACAAACGCGCAGGTGGTTTTTTCGAAGTCCGCGCATGAATATGTCTGTGAAGCAACAGTGCACCTCTCGACCGGCCTGACCGCTCAGGCCAAGGCGCATGCCACTGAAATCTATGCAGCTTTTGATGGTTGTTCCGAAAAGATGGAGAAACAATTGCGGCGCTACAAGCGGCGTCTCAAGGACCATCACAAGGATCGCGTACAGCCGGTTGAACTCTCTGGCGCGGCCTCTTATATCCTCGCCTCTGATGTGGGTGTGGACGACTCGGAACCCGAGACGCTGCAACCTATGATCGTGGCCGAGATGGAAACCAAGATCCCATCCCTCTCGGTCGGAGAAGCGGTCATGCAAATGGAATTGGCGGGCGCCCCTGTGCTGGTGTTCCGAAACGAAGGGAAAGACGGGCTGAATGTGGTCTACCGTCGCGAAGACGGGAACATTGGCTGGATCGACCCGTAAGGGATCGGTGTCACGACGCACCGACAAGCGAGCAGAATGAATTTTGGGACTCTTTTGAAATCTGAGGCGGTCAAGGTTGTGACCTCCGCCTCATCGAAGAAACGGCTTTTTCACGAGATCGGCGAACTCGTGCAGTCTGCCTATGACGTGAATGCAGGTCAGGTGGTTGAATCGCTGATCGCGCGCGAAGCCTTGGGTCCCACGGGCGTGGGCCACGGTGTGGCCCTGCCCCATGCGCGCCTTGATGGCATTTCGGATGTCATGGGCGCGTTTGTCCTGCTTGATAAACCCATCGACTTTGATGCGGTCGATCGTCAGCCGGTCGACATCGCCTTTGCCCTGTTCGCCCCGGAAGAGGCTGGTGTCGAACACCTCAAGGCGCTGGCGCTGGTGTCCCGCACCCTGCGCGACAGCGCGATCTGCACCAAGCTGCGCGCCAACCCGGACGCCAGCACCCTGTTTGCGATTCTGAACGAATCGAAACCGGCCCAGGCCGCCTAGGCCGGCGCCCAGTCCAGAAATCCGAACATGAGATAGTCGCGCGAATACGCCGCGCGGCACAGCGCTTCGACTTCCGCGTCGTAGATGTCGACAAGCGGGTGCGGGGCATCCTGCGCATCGTTTTGCAGCGCGGGGGGCGTAGCCAAACCGACAGTCGCGCTCAACTCGGCCAATTCATAGGCCAACGTATCCGCACGCATCAACCGCCCCGGCAGGGCAAACTCCGCAAACCCTTCGAGTGTCTTGGCCTGGCTTGCCCAATCGGGATCGACACGTATCCCGGTCTGCCCATTCAGGTTGGCCTTCAGAAACCGAAGGAACGCCACAAACGCCGTGCGATGCGCCGCCTTGTCATACGCTTGATCGGCGGGATCATCCGGCAGATCCAGCTTGTAGCGCTTGCTGAGCGTGCTGCGGATCCCGCCATACCCACCTTTTCCCGTGTTCAGGATCCGGTGGCAGAACACGCTGTGCGCCCGCGCCAGCGGATGGCGCAAAACGGTAAAGCTGCGGTGACCGGGATGGGCGCGCATCCAGTCACGCATGTCATTTTGTGACAACTTGGACGCAGGTTTGATCCCATCCGCCCCATCAATTGCCTGCAACCACCGCAGCGCCGGATCCTCGGGCCAGCCCCGGATGGGCAGGTACAGGATGGGATGCGTTTGACTGGCGAAATAGGTGGGCACCGCCGCCCCGCGCCGCGGTTCGAAATTCGGCGTGCGCGTCAGGTTGAACCGATCCAGCCCCGACAGCGCCTCGGTCATCTGGGTAAAGTTGCTGACCTTGTCGGACAACGCGGCCGGGTTCTGCACCTTGAGGCTTTTGTCCAGTGCCTCCAGCTGGCTGTCGACGCCCAACCACATGGCCAACCCGTTCATCACCGACAGAGACTGCAAGTCTTCGTACGCCACATAAAACGCCGTCTGCCCGGTTGATTGCAGCCGGTTGAGCAGCGTGACCTGAAAGGACTGCAATGCATTCAGATGCTCGGCGAATTCATCCGCGTCAAAGGTTGCCTTGCCGTCCTTGCGGGCCTTGGCATCCGTCAGTTTCCATTGCCCGGTCGCCTTGGCGATCTTCCAGGACACATAGCTGTCAACCGGATTGCGGGTCAGTACGATCTTGGCGCATTTCGGATCGTCGACAACCTTGTCAAAGATGCGCGGATCGTGGTCATGGAAATAGCGAAAACCGCTCAACTCCGGCGTCTTTCTGATTTCGCGCAGCAATTGCCTGGGGTCTTCGTCACGGGCAGCTTGTGACACGCCAAGGATCTCGTCCCTGTTCGGGTACCCGATGAAGGCGGGGTTGAACGCCTCACCATGACAGCTGATCCCGTCAAATGCGTTCAGGTTGGTTTCCAGAAAATTGGACCCTGTGCGCATCTCGGCAAACACAACGAAGTAGTCGAATTTTGCCATGTCAGATCAACGTACCAGATAGGGTTTGCGCGGCGAATCCTGCACGGGTTGCGGGCCAATCGCCACCGGGAAATCGCCCATCAGGTGCGGGTGCATGCCCTGGTTCTTGAGGTTTTGCAGGAACTGGCCAAACCCGGTCAGATTGACCAGCTTCGGCACCTCGGACAACCGGCGGGCATGGGTCAGGCCAATCTCGTCAAGTATGCCTTGCAACGGCTCCATCGGCGCCTCGACGAACTCGGCCATGGTCCAGATGCGGATACGTGCCTTGGCCCAATGCGACCGCAGAACATCCAAATGTTCGCTTTCGATTTTCTGCAGCCGCGCGGCTTCTTTGCGGATGTCCAGAAAGTTCATGTTCGACCGGAAAAGCGGCACCGACCAGGCCCCCGAAATGACCGAGATCTGGGCGTTGGGATCCTTGGCAACCTTCCAGTTGATCCGCTGGTTGTCTGCTGGCCCGAACTGGAAACACTGACGTTCGCCGCGTGTATTCCAGATCAGGTTTGTCAAAAAACCCGTCGGGTTATAGTCGCGCATCTTCGCGCTGTTGGACAAGGCCCCGTTCAGGGTCTTCTGACCTTCCGCAAATTCAACCCGGTCCGGATGAAACAGGTGCCCGTGCACGCGCGCGCCCGTGGCCCTGGCCAGCCACGGTTCGAAATTCTCGAAAATCTCGGAAAAGCCCTGGAACATCGAATAGGGCGCTGCCGTCACCCCGTTTTCCCAATCCTCGTTGGGAAAACGGCTTTGCATATACAGGCCCGGCCGCCCGCGCGTCCGTCGTTCAACCGCCTTGGCAAAGATGCGGTCAATCTTGCCCGGATTCGGTTCGGTACGCTTCATCGCGCCGGATGGGTCCGTCAGGAACGTCTCGTACAACCGGTTGGCATGGGGCCAGATCTTGCGCGCCACGAAACAGTCGGACCGGCGCAGCAGCTGCAGGTGATCGTCATAGAAAATATGCGGCTTGCCCTGAAAGTCGAACTTGGACAGGGTCAGTGACCGGCTTTCAATTTCGATGGCGTACTGCCGCGCCAGGGTCTGGTAGTAGCTTTCATCAGGGATCCAGACGCGTCTGAAATATGCGTCGTATTCCTTGCGATCCGGCCCTTGCAGGATCGCGGACAGCGTTTGCCGGGTCAGGCACCACCATTGGCTGCCCATATGCGGCACGAGGCCAGCCGGGATTCTGCGTTTGACGCGCAACCTGCGTTGCAATTCGACATAGCGATCAAACAGGAACCGTTGTCGCTTCCATGAAAACGGAAACCGCAGCGTGAACCGTTCGTGGTCAAGGCCGCCAACCGTCCAGGGCACGTCGGCCGTTGTCGCACTTTCGATAAAGTCTGTGCGCGGTCGCGCCGCGAGGTAATCCACCAGTTCTTCAACCGGGCGCAAAGGCAAACACGATCCCGATGCCAGGTAGACATGCCGGACATCATCAAATTCGGCCAGCATCAGCTCCGATGCTGCCTGGCTGGCCGCGACAATGCCCCAAGTACCCCATTCACAGCGAAACCGCTTGGAAAACTTTATGGTGGGGATGTCGGACAGCGCCTTGGCAAATGTGGCGTAGGTCTTTTTCGGCACTTTTACGTCAACATGGATCACCACCGGGCAACCGCCCGTGGCCCAGAACCGCGCGGCCTGTTCCGCCCGGTCCAGCGCCGTGTGCACCAGCATGACGATGCCGACGCTCATGCCCAGTTCCCTTTTGACATGAGCCCAAGAATTTCAAGCTGCCGCCAATTGATGTATTTTTCGGACCACTTGCACCAGAGGTCCAGTTCGTCGTCCTTGGCGGCGGCATAGGCCCTGTATTCAATCGACGCACCGTAATGCTGTCGGCGCTCCAGCTCCTCCTTGGCCTTTTGGGTGAACGTGTCCAGAAACTTGGTGTGCAGCAGGACACCCGACGCTTTTTCGCCGCCCCATTCGTCATAGACCAGGTTCAGCCCGCGCGGCAGCATCATGTGGGTCGAATCGACATAGGCGTACCGCTTGCTCCACTTCACCAGCGGCACCTTGTTCAGGGCTGGCGCCTTGTACGGGTTATCCGCAAAAAAGGTGCGCGCACGCGGTCCGCCCTGTATCCACAAATTGCCGTACTGGTGGTTCCGCGCGATGGTGTAGTTGCCGCTGTCAAACCAACTGGCGATCTGCAGCGGGTCCTGCCCGGCCACGTAGGGCTGTTCGGAAATCCGCCCCTTGGGATACATGTCCAGAAGCATCGCACTGAAGCTGCGGATGTTTGAATTTTCAAGCCAATCGGTCAGCGCCCGGACCGACCGCGTATCGCAGAACGGATACACAAACAATTCGTCCGGATCGACCACCAGCATCCAATGCCCATCGGCGTATTTGCGGGCCAGCCAATTGACCCAATCCACGCCGAACTTGGACGCCTTGTAGCTGGCTGTGGTGTGCCACGCCGATACGTCCGGCATGCCGGCGATGTAATCCAGGGTGCCATCGGTACTGTCATTGTCCACAAACAGGAAATGATCCACGCCCAGGGATCGGTAGTAATCCAGGAAATGCGGCAAGCGGATCTTTTCGTTCCGCATCGTGCTGATCAGAAGAATATCATTGGGCTTGATCTGTGCGGTGCGGTCTTGAAAAACCTTCAACTCCAACGACTTACGCGCAGATCGAACCAGTCGATACTTGCGTCGCAAACGCATCCGGTAAGAGTCCCAAAGCCCCAAAGCTAGCCCGTTCTTATTGGTGCCTCAGCCGCCGTCGCGGCCCAGCGATGATATCATGAACTGCCATTACACCGCTATAGATTAGAACTTCGTAAAAATTGCAATGAGTTACAAGGTAGAACTCGTTTCCGCATGAACCTGTGATCTGTGTGTGACTGAAGGCGCATTGGAAACAATCGCGGTCAATCGGGTTTGGCGAAACCGCCATCGGACATCAGGCCCAACTGAACCAGTTGCGTCCATCCGGTGTACCGGGTGGATCCGGCGTACCAGAGCACAGGCATCTGCCGGATCGCATCATAGTAGTCGACAAAGACATCCGGGTTGTGAAAATGCTGGCGTCGGCTCAGGTCCTCTTTGGCCCGCTCCACAACGTCCGGCAGGAATTTGGTGTGAAGCAGCACGCCCGAGGGCGCCGTTCCGCCGGGCCCGTCATAGGCAAAGTTCATGCGGCGGGGCAGCATGGAATGCGTGGAATTCACATAGGTGAACCGCCTGTCCCACCGCACCAGCGGCAACTTGTTCAGGGTTGGCGCGCGGCGTGGATCATCGGCAAAGAATGCGCGGTCCCGCGCACCGCCCTGCACCCAAAGATTGCCCAGCGGCTCCTGACGTGTTGCCCGGTACGGCCCCGCATCGAACCCTTCCAGAATACGCAGCGGGTCGCGTGCGGCATCGTCCGCGCCCAGCGCGGCCCGGGCGTACATGTCCAACATCAAGGCACCAAAGGCGCGTTGACCCTGACCGTCCAACCACCGCGTCAGGGCATTCAGGTCCTGCCGTTCGTGATCTGCATAGACCAGCAGTTCATCGGCATCGACCAGCAGGCACCACGCACCATGCCCATAGCGCGCCAGCAACCAGTTCATCCAATCAAGGCCAAACCGCGCGTCCCGATAACTGGCCGTTGTCCGCCACAATGACACATCCGGCTGTTCCGCCAAAAAGGCCTGCGACCCATCGGTGCTGTCATTGTCGACCACCAGAAACCGCGTCACGCCAAGGCGCCGGTAATGGTCCAGGAAATGGGGCAGGCGCAGCATTTCGTTGCGCAGGCAGACAAAGGCGCGGATCGCATCCGGGGCCAGATCTGCGGTCCGGTCGTGCACAACTGTCAGGGCGTGGCGGCTGCGGAATGCGCGCCACCGAAGGCGGCGGCGCTTCCAGACAAGCTTATAGGCGGCCCACAATGCGCGCATCGCTACCTTTCATAATGCCCGGACTGGTGCCAACGCCACGCGTCCCGGATCATGGTTTCAAGGGTCGACCGTGTCGGGGTCCAGCCAAGTTCAACCTCGGCCCGGGTCGAGCCGGACACGAGTTTGGTACAATCGCCGGGGCGGCGGTCGCCTTCGACAAAAGGTACGGATTTGTTGGTAACCGCACGTGAATGATCAATGACCTCGCGTACGGAAAATCCGTCGCCCGTGCCCAGGTTGAACACCCGGCTGCCTTTGTCGTCGCGCAGCCAGCGCAGGCCCAGCACATGGGCGTCCACCAGGTCGCACACATGGACATAGTCGCGAATGCAGGTGCCGTCCGGCGTGTCGTAATCCGTGCCGAACACCGTCAGCGCATCACGCTTTCCGTCAATCGCATCCAGCATCAAGGGAATCAGATGGGTCTCGGGCTGATGGAACTCGCCAACCTCGCCCTCGGGGTCCGCACCGGCCACGTTGAAATAGCGAAAGATCACGTGACGCAACCCATGGGCGACTTCGAAATCCCTCAGGATATCCTCGATCGCACGTTTTGAGGCCCCATAGGCGTTGATGGGGTGCTGCGCGCTGTTTTCATCCAGCACGACATTGTCCTGATCGCCATAGGTTGCGCAGGTCGATGAAAACACAAAATCAAGACACCCGGCGGCCACTGCGGCCTCGATCAGTGTCAGTGACCCGACGACGTTGTTGCGCCAGTAGCGGCCCGGGTCCTGCATGCTTTCGCCCACCTGGCTCAGTGCGGCAAAGTGCATGACAGCAACGGGGGCATATTCGGCAAACGCGGTATCCAGCGCTGCGCGATCTGTCAGGTCGCCGTGAATACAGGGGCCGAATTTGACGGCGTCCCGCCAGCCGGTTTCGAAATTGTCAAAGGTGATTGGCGTGTATCCGGCAGCCTGCAGCGCTTTGCAGGCGTGCGACCCGATGTACCCCGCCCCGCCGGTGACCAATACGTTCGTCACGTTTCAGTCCCGTTCTATTCGGCAGCCTTGTCCATCTGGACAACGTCACGGATATACGCGTGCAGATCGTCGCGCAAATCGTCCCGGGCCAGGCCAAAGGCGACTGTGGCCTGCAGAAATCCGGATTTCGATCCGCAGTCAAAACGCTGGCCCCGGAACCGGTAGCCATAGACTCCGTCCTCGCCTCCGATTTCGTTGGCGATGGCGTCGGTCAGCTGGATCTCGCCACCGGACCCCGCTTTCATCTGGTTAAGCGACCGCAGCACCTTGGTGGTCAGGATGTAACGTCCAATCACAGCGAGGTTCGAGGGCGCCTGACCGGCCGGCGGCTTTTCAACCATACCCTTGACTTCGACCAGCTGACCCATGTCGTTCTTGATATCCAGCACACCATAGGATGACGCGCGCTCGGGCGGGACCTCCATTGCGGCAACGATGTTGCCACCGGTTTCATTATACGCGTCGACCATCTGTTGCAGACAGGGCGTATCCGCAGCGATCACGTCGTCGGGCAGGATCACCGCAAAGGGTTCGTTGCCAATCAGACGGCGGGCGCACCACACGGCATGACCAAGGCCCAGCGCCTTGTGCTGACGGATATAGGCGATGGCGCCGCTTTCCATATTGGTGCTTTTCAGCACCTCCAGCAGCTTGTCCTTGCCCTTTTTCCGCAGTTCCTGCTCCAGGGTCGGCGCGTGGTCGAAATAATCCTCCAGCGCGCCTTTGCCGCGCGAGGTCACGAAGATAAACTCCTTGATACCTGCGGCGCGCGCCTCATCAATGGCGTATTGGATCAAAGGTCTGTCGACCAGCGTCATGATCTCTTTCGGTACCGATTTGGTTGCAGGCAAGAACCGCGTTCCCAGACCCGCCACCGGAAAAATCGCCTTGGTCACCTTCTTGCGCATCTCAAACCTCTGCTCACAAAACTCGTCCTTGGCTTGTCTTTACTACTAACCCGCAATTAACAAATATCCAATTCCTCAAAGTCGGTCAGCGTCGGTCAAGTGTTGCCCAGACGCGCCAAACAGATCACGAGATCAGCCGCTGTTTGCCAATGCGGCGTGTTTCGGCCGCGACCCTTTCCCGGAAACTGAAGAATCGAAAAACCGGCGCATCGCGCACCGAACGGCCAAACAGGCCGCCGCGTTGAACCCAGAACCCCACCGGGTCGAATTGGACGTGATGATACAGCGCCGTTGGCGAAAACAGAAACAGACTGACGATATCTCCCGCTTCTGTGCGCTTTGCCGCCTCGGCCCGCATCCGGCGATGTTGCCAACTGCGCCCGGCCAGAACCACCGACGCGCGCGACCGGTAGGGAAACAGCTTGAAGGGGGAAACCGGGCTGCGGGCGATCTGGGCACCGCCCCTTTGGCGCATTAGACCCTGACCATACCCCTGGTCCATCCGCGCGACGAGGTGCCGCACATCCCGTGGCAGAAGGCGCCCGGCCACCATATGGCCGATCACGCGGCGGCGTTCCGCCTCTCTTATGAGTCGCCAATGATCCTTGCGCTGCGCTTCGCCCATGTATTTGCGCTGAAACACGGCCCAGCCCGATCCGGTGTCAAACAGATCGCGCGGCGCGCGATCGGTGCGTCTGCGTGGGCTGGATCGAAACCCATGGTGGACCTCGGCAAGGGGCACCACCGCCGTGGCATGTCCGGCACGCGCCAGCCGCAGGTTCAGATCCGTCGTTTCCAGACTGAAAGCAAAGCCGGGATCGAACCCCTCCAGTGCGACCAGAACATCACGACGTACCGCCATGTTGGTGCCATGCGTCCGGATGGCCCGGTGCCCCTTGGGCGTCATGACGGTGGCCCGATGCGGGCTGACATCAAACGGTTCGATCACGCCCATCGGATCGACCGTGTGCGCCCTGGACTGCCAGGAAATGCCGTTGCGGGCCCGAACGAACCCGCCCATCGCCGCCACATTTGGTCGCTGCGCCGGGGCGATCAGATAATGCAGCCAACTGGGTTCGGGCACCGCATCATCATCGATGAACGCAACAATGTCGCCCGCCGCATGGCTGATCCCAAGGTTGCGCGCCTCAGAGATGTTGGGTTGGTCATAGGGCGCCAGCTTGATCAGGTCGGACAGCGCGCTTGCGCCAACAGCCTCGCACCCCGCCGGGTCGGCCACGACAACAATCTCGAAATTGGGATATTGAAGCTGCGACAGCCCCGTCAGGCACCGGATCAGCGCGGTTGGCCGGTCGCGGCTGACAACCACAACGCTGACCGGCGGATGGGTCATGCGACCCCCATCTCCGCCATCATCGCTTCGATCTTGGGCACGTCGGCGGGATTGTTCAGTTCCCAGAACTGCCGGTCCCGCGCCTCCACCTCGACACACAGAACCTGCCGCCCGTTCTCCATAAAGCGCAACTGTTCGAGGCCCTCCAATGTCTCCAATGGGCCCACGGGCCAGGACGGATAGGCCGCCAGCGCATCAGGTCGGTATGCATAAACACCCACGTGATGGAACACGGGCGTTTGCGCATCATCGGCATAGGTGTCGTTGGTGAAGGGGATCACTTCCTTGGAAAAGTACATGGCCTGCCGGGCTGCACCGAACACCGCTGTCGTGCCGCCGACGCGGCCCGCCTTGCGGTCCTCGAGGAAACCGCGCAGCGTCGCGCCGTCACAGCGCAACACCGGCGTTGCAATCTCGGCGTCGGGCGCACGACGCAGGCCGTCAATCAACCCTTCGACAAACCAGGCCGGGGTCAGCGGGGCGTCGCCCTGCAAATTCACCACAAAGTCATAGCCACCGCCCAGCGCGGCGTGGGCTTCGGCACAGCGTTCTGTGCCGTTCTGGCACGTCTCTGATGTCATCACGACTTCGGCGCCAAACGCCTCCGACACGTCCTTGATCCGGTCGTCATCCGTGGCAACAACCACGCGGTCCACACCTGACACGGCCATGGCTGCGCGCCAGCTGCGTTCGATCAACGTCTGGGCCTCGCCGGTTGCCCCTGTCAACGGCACCAATGGCTTGCCGGGATAGCGGGACGAGGCATAGCGGGCCGGAATGGCGATCAGAACGGACATCAGGCCGGTTTCAGGTCAACGGCCGGGGCATAGGCAATGAAAAACGGATTGGCATAGCCGTCCTTGCCATAGACCAGCGGGCTGTGGTCGTCGAAGCGCACCACATGACCGCCTGCGCCGGTCAGCACGGCGTGGCCCGCGGCGGTGTCCCATTCCATGGTCCGGCCGACACGGGGATAGATATCCGCCTCGCCCGTCGCCACCAGACAGAATTTCAGGGACGAGCCCGCGCTTGTCATGTCCTTGACGGAATATTTGTTGATGTAATCATCCGTGGCCTGATCGCGGTGCGATTTCGAGGCGACAACCATCAGCGCGTCATTGTCGCTGTCGGCAACGGACAACGGGGTCACGTCACCAACGGCATCCTTGTCCAGGGTACCGGTTTCTTCCACGGTCTGCCCATCGGCCTGCGTATAGAACATGCGGCCCTTGGCGGGCGCATAAACGACACCGCGGGTCGGCACGCCATCCTCGACCAGGGCGATGTTGACGGTAAAGTCACCACGGCGATGCACGAATTCCTTCGTCCCATCCAGCGGATCGACAATCAGGAATGTCTTGCCCGTGGTGCTATGCGTGGCGGCCTGTTCTTCGGTAACCAGCATGATGTCGGGGAAGGCCGCGCGCAGACCGGCGGAAATCAAGGCATCGGCGGCTTCGTCCGCTTCTGTCACAGGGCTGTCATCCGATTTGACTTTCACGTCGAAATCATCGGCGTCATAAATCTCCATAATCTTGTCGCCAGCTTCCAGCGCCAGCTTGCGGATGACGGGGATTAACGCGTCATAAGTCATGAAAAAGCCTCCTTGGTCGGGCTTTTGTTGAAAACGGCCCGCGCGCTTCTTATGATGCGGCGCTAACGGAACGGCAAGATTTCCCTGCGACCTTCGCACTGCACGAGGCAGAACGGCACATGTTTCAATCAACGCGCAAACCACAGACGGGGTTAGGCATCGCGCTGTCGATGTTCGAGGTGATTTATCACTCGGTCGTCCGATCCGTGCGCAAGGCCCATAACAACGCCTTTCTCGCCATCGCGATGAACATGCTGCAGATGGTCATCTTTGTGATGGCCTTTTACGTGATGTTCTCGATCCTTGGACTGCGTGGTGCGGCGATCCGGGGTGATTTCCTGCTCTACATCATGACGGGCATCTTCCTGTATATGACGCATGTGAAATCGCTGGGCGCGGTCACAGGGGCCGAAGGGCCCGCCAGCCCGATGATGCAACACGCGCCGATGAACACGATCGTGTCGATCTGTTCGGCGGCCATCGGGGCCTTGTATATTCAGGTCCTGTCGCTGTTCATGATCCTGTTCATCTATCACGTGGCCTTCACGCCCGTGCATATCGAACAACCCTTTGCCGCGTTTGGCATGTTGCTGCTTGCGTGGTTCACAGGCTGCGCGCTGGGTCTGGTGCTGCTGGCAATCAAACCGTGGTTTCCGACCTTCGTGTCGATCTTTTCCCAAATCTACCAACGGGCAAACATGATCGCGTCGGGCAAGATGTTCGTGGCAAACACCCTGCCCAGTTTCATGTTGGCGATGTTCGACTGGAACCCGCTGTTCCATACCATCGACCAGTCGCGCGGATACACGTTCATCAACTACAATCCCCGCTATTCCAGCTGGGAATATGCATGGTGGGTTGGCGTCATTCTGCTCATGCTTGGGTTGATGGGTGAATTCTATACGCGGCGTCACGCATCTATCAGTTGGAACGCGCGCCGCTAAGCTGCATATAGCCAGCCATGGAACTGGACTGGCTGTCGCTGTTGCGCGACTTCATCACGTTGTTTGTTGTGATCGACCCTGTTGGGTCGCTGCCAGTGTTCCTGTTTGCCGTGGCCCATGTTCCAGCCGCCTTGCATCGGCAGTTCGCCATTCGGGCGGTCGGCATTGCCGGTCTGGTCCTGTTCGCCTTTCTGCTGGGTGGCCAGCTTCTGCTCGAGGCGATTGGCCTGCGCCTCGGGTCATTCCAGATCGCGGGCGGGATCATCCTGTTCCTCTTTGCCCTCACCATGATCTTCGGCGACGCCAAGTCCACGACCGAGATCGCAGAGGCCGAGCGCGACCACCTTGCCGGTGCGGTGTTCCCCCTCGCCATGCCCTCCATCGCCTCGCCCGGCGCGATGTTGGCCATCGTCGTCCTGACGGACAACACAACCGAAAGCCTTACGGACCAGGTGGTGACCGCCGGTCTGTTGCTTCTGGTTTTGGTCATCACGCTGGTCCTGCTTTTGACGGCCACATATGTGTACCGCCTGATCGGCAATACAGGCGCCAGCGTCATCAGCCGGGTTATGGGCATCATCCTTGCCACCATCGCCGTCGATTCGGTTCTTGTGGGGCTCGACACGCTGCAACTGCTGGATCTGGACGCGGCATTTCAGGAACCGGCCACATCCTCCGTCCTCGCGCCCCCGACGGAATAAGGTGCGGCCAGGGTGCAGGTCACTGGCGCTGCACATCTTCCATGACCCTGGCGTCGGGACGGGGACCATCTGCCGGCCCATGCAGCACACTCACGTCACCGGTGGTTTCAACAACGACGGCATGCACGGTTGCAAGGTCAAACGCATTCGCCTCGCGCAGTTTCGCACGCAGATCGGCATGGGTGACGCCTGCCAGTTTCATGTTCTCTTGCAGCGGCACACCGTCTTCCATGATCAGAAGCGGCGCATTGTCCAGGGCGGACGCACCGTCGCGCCAGACCCGAAGACGTGTCAGCAAGAATTGCACCAGAAACAAAGCGGCCAAGGCAATGGCGAACACATGAACGCCCGTCCCAAGTGTTGTCACCGCAGCGGCAAGAATTGAACCGACAGACACCGTGATCGCAAAGTCAAAGCCGGACAGCTTGGAAAAGGATCGCAACCCTTGCAGCCGCGTCAGCAGGATGATGCTGCCGACAATCAGGACAGTGCGCAAAAGGATGTCAAAAATATCGGTCATGTACGGTCCTGACTGGCCACTGG
The DNA window shown above is from uncultured Tateyamaria sp. and carries:
- a CDS encoding YetF domain-containing protein is translated as MTDIFDILLRTVLIVGSIILLTRLQGLRSFSKLSGFDFAITVSVGSILAAAVTTLGTGVHVFAIALAALFLVQFLLTRLRVWRDGASALDNAPLLIMEDGVPLQENMKLAGVTHADLRAKLREANAFDLATVHAVVVETTGDVSVLHGPADGPRPDARVMEDVQRQ